A genomic region of Papaver somniferum cultivar HN1 chromosome 7, ASM357369v1, whole genome shotgun sequence contains the following coding sequences:
- the LOC113298684 gene encoding pentatricopeptide repeat-containing protein At3g12770-like: MIRRRITTKSRISIILTGIPFEFPGIFVEHFSSASSLHLEYYYDEPNHFNAVDPDIFFSNLIDNSTHKRHLIQIHTHLIVSGLKDSKYLVTKFVNSCSNIGEIHYARKVFEEIYEPNIFLWNAIIRGYSKNNLFGDALKMYTRMQTEGTGPDRFTLPYILKACSATSALGMGRTIHCQIFRHGFESDVFVQNGLVALYAKCGKIDQARLVFDGLGDRNIVSWTSILSGYSQNGQPMEALRIFCEMRRFDVKLDWISLVSVLRAYTDVEDLKQGKAVHGSVVKLGLDLEPDMLIALTAMYAKSGEVTVAKFLFNQMEIPDVILWNAMISGYAKNGYADEAVELFRTMISKNIKPDSVSVRSAIVAYAQVGSLELARWMDDFINRSEYKNDVFVNTALIDMYAKCGSVTSARSIFNRMLKKDVVVWSSMIVSYGLHGQGQDAIDLFQEMKLAGVKPNDVTFLGLLIACNHSGLVQEGWEYFSCMRRDYGIEPRHQHYACVVDLLGRGGYLDKAYEFITKMPMEPGITVWGALLSACKIHRRVTLGEYAAGRVFSLDPLNAGHYVQLSNLYASVGMWSHVSKVRVLMKEKGLSKDLGYSLIEINGKLQAFRVGDKSHPRSKEIYQELEELERRMKEAGFVPNTDSALHDLNNEDKEENLCNHSERLAIAFGLISTPPDTTLRIIKNLRACVNCHSAAKFISKLAGREIVVRDANRFHHFKDGLCSCGDYW; this comes from the coding sequence ATGATAAGAAGAAGGATTACCACTAAATCTCGCATTTCTATCATTCTGACGGGCATCCCATTTGAATTTCCCGGCATATTTGTCGAACATTTTTCTTCAGCATCATCTCTGCATCTAGAATACTACTACGATGAACCGAACCACTTCAATGCCGTTGATCCTGACATTTTCTTCTCCAATCTAATAGACAACTCAACCCATAAGAGACATCTCATACAAATTCATACCCATCTCATTGTGTCAGGATTAAAAGATAGCAAGTATTTAGTAACCAAGTTTGTTAATTCGTGTTCAAACATTGGTGAAATTCATTATGCACGTAAAGTATTTGAAGAAATTTAtgaaccaaatatttttctttggaATGCAATTATACGGGGTTATTCTAAGAATAATTTATTTGGTGATGCGCTTAAAATGTATACCAGAATGCAGACGGAAGGCACGGGTCCGGATAGATTTACTCTTCCCTATATCTTAAAAGCGTGCAGTGCTACATCAGCTTTGGGAATGGGAAGAACTATCCATTGTCAGATATTCAGACATGGGTTTGAATCAGATGTGTTTGTGCAGAATGGCCTGGTGGCATTGTACGCAAAGTGTGGTAAAATTGATCAGGCCCGACTTGTTTTCGATGGATTAGGTGATAGGAATATTGTTTCATGGACCTCAATTCTTTCAGGTTATTCCCAAAATGGTCAGCCTATGGAAGCTTTAAGAATATTTTGTGAAATGAGACGGTTTGATGTAAAACTGGACTGGATTTCTCTTGTGAGTGTTCTCAGGGCTTATACTGACGTTGAAGATCTGAAGCAGGGGAAAGCTGTTCATGGTTCTGTTGTCAAATTGGGGCTTGACTTAGAACCTGACATGTTAATTGCACTTACAGCAATGTATGCAAAATCTGGGGAAGTGACAGTTGCAAAATTCTTGTTTAACCAAATGGAGATACCAGATGTGATTCTGTGGAACGCTATGATATCTGGGTATGCAAAAAATGGTTACGCAGACGAAGCTGTAGAGCTTTTCCGCACGATGATATCTAAAAACATCAAACCCGATTCTGTATCAGTACGATCTGCAATTGTAGCTTATGCGCAAGTGGGGTCTCTTGAGTTGGCTAGATGGATGGATGATTTTATAAACAGAAGTGAGTACAAAAACGATGTATTTGTCAATACAGCCCTTATTGACATGTATGCAAAATGCGGCAGTGTAACTTCTGCACGTTCTATATTTAATCGGATGCTGAAAAAAGATGTGGTAGTTTGGAGCTCTATGATTGTAAGTTATGGTTTGCATGGTCAAGGCCAAGACGCTATTGATCTTTTCCAAGAAATGAAACTAGCAGGAGTAAAACCAAATGATGTCACCTTTCTCGGGCTTCTCATCGCATGCAACCATTCTGGTTTAGTCCAAGAAGGATGGGAGTATTTCTCTTGCATGAGAAGGGATTATGGGATTGAGCCCCGGCATCAACACTATGCTTGTGTGGTTGATCTTCTTGGTCGTGGTGGATATTTGGACAAGGCCTATGAGTTCATCACAAAGATGCCCATGGAACCAGGAATTACAGTGTGGGGAGCACTGCTCAGTGCCTGCAAAATACATCGCCGTGTGACTTTAGGAGAATATGCAGCAGGACGTGTTTTCTCTTTAGACCCATTAAATGCAGGGCATTACGTGCAGCTCTCAAATCTCTATGCTTCAGTCGGCATGTGGAGTCATGTGTCAAAGGTTCGAGTTCTGATGAAAGAGAAGGGATTGAGCAAAGATCTTGGGTACAGTTTAATTGAGATAAATGGAAAACTTCAGGCATTCCGTGTGGGAGATAAGTCACATCCTAGATCAAAAGAGATATATCAAGAGCTGGAGGAGCTGGAAAGAAGAATGAAGGAGGCAGGGTTTGTTCCCAACACAGACTCAGCCTTGCATGATTTGAACAATGAAGACAAGGAAGAAAATCTGTGCAACCACAGTGAGAGGTTAGCCATTGCTTTTGGACTTATCAGCACACCTCCTGACACAACTCTACGAATAATAAAGAACCTCCGGGCATGTGTGAACTGTCATTCAGCGGCGAAGTTCATATCTAAGCTAGCTGGAAGAGAGATAGTTGTAAGGGATGCTAAccggtttcatcatttcaagGATGGTCTTTGTTCTTGTGGAGATTATTGGTGA